Part of the Ursus arctos isolate Adak ecotype North America unplaced genomic scaffold, UrsArc2.0 scaffold_4, whole genome shotgun sequence genome, ATTTAAGAAATCTAAGTATCTTTGCTCAAATATTTGGCCATTAACTGTTCTTAATAGTTTTGATTATAAGATGGAAAACAGGTATAAAATAATTCTACTCTAAAATGTCAGTGAGTTTGTTGTAAAGAACATTCTGGGACAACTGGTGACTGTGTATTACGTTAATAGTATTGCCCCAGGGAACGCAGTAATTGTTTCTTGGTTGTATAGGAAAATGGTCCCATTCCAAGGGACACATGTTAATATATTTAGTAGTAAAGTTGTGGTGGCTGCAAAGAACTGTCAAATTgttcagcaggaaaaaaatacctataAAAATAACGTgtatatctctctatatagatatgtgtatggagagggagaaggaaaggtaAACAAATGGGAAAAGGTGTATTGTATATTAGTATGTATTCTTGCACTGCCCCCtcaatttaaaatctttcaaaataataagttGGAAGTGATGACTAGCATGTTATTGGGTGTTTGGGGTCTGTTAAGAGAATTTAACAAAGTTATTTTAGATCTTAATTacacataaatattaatatctacACATCTATCACTGTAATTAACTACCAGCTGGCTTCTTTAGATATTATTAGAAAGTTAGGAAACTGTCTTCACTGAGATGTGAttaatgttttgtttctaaatcctTAATAAGTTTTAAGATAGTCTATAGGGTAATCTGACAAGATGGCATTTAAGATGGTTTGGTATAGTATTTTAATCTTCTTCTGGGAAAATTAGAGTTCCTGATAAAGTAAGTCTGGAAACTGCTGCTCACTATGTATGTTCCCTTTGGGGATTCATAAGCATATCAGTGTAGTGAGGGTTTGGAGaagtaattcaatttaaaaaacttgTATTTAAATTAACATTTCCCACACCTCAGAATAGAGTATTTCTTTGCAGGTTGACTTGATACTGTTGTGATCAGTGGGAACATCAGTGTGGGATACTTCTTAACTAGAAGAAAATTGCTTATTCTCTTTATGTTTATTCATGACatgattgtatatttttaaatcaaggaaTGACTTTTATATTGCCTAataacttttgaaaatgttttctttctggtctaGCTCTAATACTGTGCTGTTATCTATAAATTTTGGATCTTCATTGCTGATATCTAGATCTGCTTCATCGAGGAACATAGAatttcttttaacctttttttcttttaaaaatatttttatgcttttattatcatttttatggaGGTTAATTTGTCAGTTTATGGGATAcagttatttaaagaaaatcagagctttgttttgtttgttaaaaataagCAGTTTATACTTTTAACTGTTCAGTGTTGTGTAGTTATTGGTGGCTTTTCTGTAGGCACATACGGATCAGGGAATACCGTAACTTCCCACAACTAATCTTTTCaggattagtgatgttgagtgaTGTATAAATAAGTTTAACCATGAACAAAAGTTAGGCTATACAGTGAAAGAAAGTAATGGGCTTGAGTTACGGCTTTATAAACTGTTAAGTAGATGAATTACCTCACGTGTCCTATAGCTAAAGAAgtgaatctgttttatttttcatacctCAAACTACTGAAGAGGACAGCTAAAAtggcaaaagaaattttaaaagttttttctatCTTAGTGAATCGAACAGGTAATCATTTTAGAGATGTGGAGGCTCTAGGTTATAAATAGTGTTTTGAATGAATGTAACATACTAATGATTTCAAGGTAACAAGTACTATAGTATTAAGTGAAGACCTTTTAAAGCTTGAAAGCGATTTATTTTAACAAAGGATAGTTACCACAGTTTATACTGGTTACAATAAAAAGAGGCTCAAGAAGATGAATTCATGGAAATCATGGAGAGTTGGGGTATatccctaatttttaaaaattcatcacaGGGAATAAATGTGGCTTCCTACAAAACACCTTATTATGGTCATTGCTGCTGTGACCCAGGCAAGCATTTCTTGATTGTCAAAGACCAGATGGCCTTCCTCTGTAAACACTTGTAGTTGTTTTAGATGTTGTGTCAGTGCAGAATTTAACTTTCTGTGAAGTAAGAATGAAAGGAGTTTTAATGTAATTTTGTGAGCTTTCAATGAAttcatagtaaatatttcaggtaaCAAGTAGTATGCACATGTATTGAAATTGAAACTAATTTTATAGTATAAATGTATCCATTACTATATGTGATGCATTCTAATGTATtctcttctgtttaaaaaaaaaacccactggtCATGAAACCTGATCTCTTCAGCTGTGAATGGTTTATAAGCTACGGTGAGCTTGAAGGTGAAACATGAGATAGGGCATCATTTGAACCTGTATGCACAAATTATAGAGCAAAGACAATAACAAGATTATCTTTGAAATACCTGtagatatttttctaaacaaaatatttaggtTGTTTGTTGCTAAAGAGTATTTTTCAAGTTGTTCAAGTTTTAATATATACAAGTCctaatttttaataactttatgtTAGAGTCCTGTCATTCaactaatttcttaaaatgtggAATTCTAATTCACAACTTAAGAACTTCATTAGGTTATCTGTTGCAAGCGTGAGAAAAATCAAGGCAGACTAGAAGTAGATTAAAGGCAATCCTGataaaattagtaattttaatgGAGAAAGCTTTAACATTGAAAACAGTAccctgcttttttatttatttatttttaaaaatatagacaagACACCATTGCACATTACTGTGTAAAATTACACAAAGGTATGAACTTGCTGTTAatgccctttttaaaaacttttgatttCTTGTAGGTTTTTTAACCTTTGTTACTTTAAGTTCTGTTtatcatgcatttattttctgCCCTTATTTATGTTTTGGTTATCATTACAAACAGCAAGTTTTTGTGTTTAAATTCCTGAAAATGTTGAGATGGAATTACAGTAATGTGTTATGGCTTGGGCCCTCGCAGGAGTGTATCTCGCAGTCAGCAGTGAAAACAAAGTTTGAACAGCACACTATCAGAGCTAAACAGATACTAGATACTGTGAAAAACATAATGGATTCAATAAACGTGGCAGCAGCAGAGAAAAGGTATGAATTCATTttactgcaaaataaaaatgtcagttcaTGTCAGTATACATTTCTTAGACTAAGGTTTTaaattgttgtattttaaatacttttacaCTAAAGTCAACAACCTGCttgcatgtttttaaatgaatatttgaaattaCAAATATTCTACAACCTTAAATACATCATTTACATTTCCTAGAACTCAATATTCTCATGACTTAAcatgtttcattgttttaaaatacctttaaagCAGTGAAAGAACCGTTTCTTATAAGTGGAATTTTTTGAAGAAGTCCAAAAGGGAGGTGGCCCTCTTTTTTGTTACATTCAACCTATGAcccatttttcatatatttatacattgaTACCTTGAAATCTCTCTTTGATGccagttgtggttttttttaatcaactggTAGTGCAAGGTGATATTACCTGCCAGCCAGAAAGTCATTTGGGTAAGCACTACCCTATATGTCATTGTACTGCCCTGTTACTCCATTTATTAccttataaagatgaaaataaatacatgaaattgcTAACATTGAAGAAAAGGGTAATTCTCACGAACTTGTTACACCTGAAACAAAGTTGAGGATGTTACTAGATGTGACACAGGTAATGTTAAGCCTTAAATGAACCATTAGTGGTCGTAAGCCAATCAAGGGAAAGATACAAAGCATCAGGGATTAAGAGGACATTAAATTGggaattttaaatgcatttgatCTTACTGGAAACAAATACACCTAAATCTATTGCCTAATTTTGACACTTTTGCTGGAATGCATCATGTATAAAGTTAGAGaatttctaatatataaataaacacaagAATGAGAAATCAGAATCTGATCTCAGGCCCTGTGCGCTGTTTCTGTATGAGACTGTGTTGTCATTTATACCTCTTTCAGCTCAGTTGCTTTATCATAGTATCCAAAATGAGTATTTGGTCCACCGGTTGACCTTCatattactgattttaaaaatataggacaTTGAACTAAACATAGCACAAAGAAGATGTGATTTGAGGATGGTTTCTGTAATCATGTCTTGGGATCTCAAGTCTTTGTTTTCCTGTATCCTGTAGTGGTCAACAGATTTTCTGTAAAAGCTAGATagtagatattttaggttttgtgggttGTACTTTCTCTTTTGCAACTGCTCAGTTCTGCAGTTCTAGGGCAAAGGCAGCCATATAGATGATAGGCATATGAATGGTCTTGGAAACCATAACAAAGACTAGCAGCTGACTGGATTTGGCTTTCAGGCTGccatttgctgacccctgtttaTTAAATGAAGTCAGTATTTTTACTGTGACCATATCTGTGTTTGGAGCATCCTTATTCTTTGTGGGATTCAGATGCCACATGTGCAGAGACACAAAGTAGTTTATATCCAGTcatctagaaaatattttataagtgaaatattatttgaatCCTTTTAGATATTGAAATACAAGATTCATTTTCCCACCCCTATATCATGCTAACAGATGGTTCATTACATAAGTGAATGCCCTAGCTTAATTGCTTCGGGACTTTAATATATCCTGAGAATTAATTACTCTGCATACTATAATAGGGTTTATTCAATGGAAGAGAGGGAAGACCAAATTGATAGACTGGACTTTATCCGAAACCAGATGAACCTTTTAACGCTggatgttaagaaaaaaatcagggcGGTTACAGAAGAGGTGGCAAACAAGGTGGGTTGGTGACTTTATGATTAAAATTTCTGGGAATGAAgagactggctcagtcagtagagcatgccactcttgatcttggggttgtgagtttgagccccatattgggtgtaggattactcaaaaataaaatctttaaataaatttctagaaatgaaaatatttttgataatccTAAAAATGTTATCCCTGTTACCCTAAAGGcacattttattaagttttttacaATTTGGTTGAGTAGTTGataatcttgtttcatttttttaacttcatattttcAGGTTTCCTGTGCAATGACAGATGAAATTTGTCGACTGTCTGTTTTGGTTGATGAATTTTGTTCTGAGTTTCATCCTACTCCAAGTGTAttgaaagtatataaaaatgtaagttaaatCGTTGTTAAAAGTACTCAGTTTTCCTCACCTTATTCTACAATTTTATTTAGTGGATTAGTCATTTTAGTGTCTTCATGGCAATCTGTACATGATTGAACTCTTCTGTCTCCTGTGCACTCTTGTAATAAATGTAAACTATCTTGTATAAAGTACACAACATTGTCCTCTTATAATAAGATCATTTACTacactttttaagtttttgtaaAATTTGTACATATTCTAGAGAAAAAATAATGGGCCCATGTACCATGTTAACAGGAGTtaaataagcacatagaagatggTATGGGAAGAAATTTGGCCAATCGGTGCACCAATGAAGTCAATGCTTCAATGCTACAATCCCAGCAAGAAATAATTGGTAATGTTTCTGTCTATAAGTTCATgtgtagttttttatttatttcgtTGGGAAAGGATTTATTTTCCATTAggtgttttataaaatacaaaacattatttactgttatttcttaaatatattttgttttgtctagAAAATTTGAAGCCGTTACTTCCAACTGGTATACAAAATAAACTACATACACTGATTCCTTGCAAGAAATTTGATCTCAGTTATGACCTAAATTGCCACAAGTTATGTTCAGATTTTCAAGAGGATATTGTATTTCGTTTCTCCCTGGGCTGGTCTTCCCTTGTCCATCGTTTCTTGGGCCCAGTGAATGCTCAGAGGGTGCTACTGGGATTATCAGAACCCATCTTccaggtatctttttttttttttttttttttttttttgagtaagctttttattttgttactgttCCTACTACACAGTTACATATCTTTGATTCAACCAgttaagattcttttttattttgcttatgtgATTTCTCTTAACAGAACTAGTTGTGTCCAATTTGCATATTTATGAGCTAATATCTATTGTGTAGAGCCATTTCTGAATTAGGTATACTATCCAAAGGGAAAGGCAGTTCCAGCATTTTCATTTGGTAGTGTTGTAGGTTCTGCATTCATTTTTgaaatggttttttttccttaaaagttttgttttcagattaaAACTGAAGTTTTGCCTTCAACTAAATTAGAGTTAAATGCAAGCATTTAGAAAAAACTTGATCAATTCAGTACTTTTTCAGAAAATCTATGGAGTTGtaaaaccatcatcacaatccagttttagaacctGTCACCCCAAAATGGTACCTTTGTGCCCATTTGCAGGTAATCATTATTTCCACTTCTAGCCCTATTGCTAGTCAGCTTTCTGTAACTATCATATTTTGCcctttctggacatttcctataaatggaataataaaaaatatggcCGTCTGTGACTGGGCACCTTTCGCTTAGCatagtattttcaaggttcatcatcATGGTACATgaatgttgtagcatgtatcagttcttcattttttctaataggtgaataatattccattatagacaTCACACATTTtattcagttgatggacacttgagttgtttgtacttttttggcaattatgaataatgctgctatgaacactcatGTACTATTTTTATGTGgacatctgttttcatttctcttgagtatatacctaggaatgaaattgctgggccatgcggtaactccatgtttaactttctgaggaactgccaaacttgttttccaaagcagctacaccattttacattaccaCCAGCAGTATATTAAGGTTCTGTTTCTCAACGTTCTCATCAagacttgttattgtctgtcttttctaTTTAGTGGATGTGAAGGGATATTTCATGTAGTTtcaatttgtgtttccctaatgactaatgattttgaacatctttccatgtgcttgtattggccattcgtatatcttttgaaatgtctgttcagatcattttttaattggattatttggcttCTTAactgtaggagttctttattctCTAGATAAAAGTCTTGTCATATACATGATTTCCAAGTATGTTTttctagtctgtggcttgtcttttaattttcgtTTGGTATAGTTTGAAGTGtagaaggttttaatttttaagttaaaaaaaatttttttaaaggatgtgtCTTTGgtgtgagaattttaaaatacagttttaattcCTCTTGAGAGTTGAAGGCCTACTGTTACAGGTAGAATCATTTAGTATGAAAACTTATTATTCATCATGATATCATTGGTTCAGTATTgatcatagaaaataattttcagaccatttttattttcttcatatatttatggTAAACTCATTATTGGAGTCATTCTTTTTATAGATATGCTACTATAATTAtacaaaaaatacaatagaacATTATAGATGTAACTCTTCCATTTGTAGTTATTTAATTGTAATAATCCTTTTTCCCCAACTTTATCAGCTCCCCAGATCTTTAGCCTCTACTCCCACTGCTCCAACCAATCCTGCAACACCAGACAATGCATCACAGGAAGAAATCATGGTTACCTTAATAACAGGATTAGCCTCTCTCACGTCTAGAACTTCTATGGGCATCATCGTTGTTGGAGGAGTGGTAAGAAGTCCTTTTTAGTATAATTAAAATTGGAATTTTTGCAAAGCTGTCTGCTAGATCATGAAAAGAAAGGTATACTTACTTTTATTTCCAGAATAGTCTATAAAATGACATGAAAAGTTGTTAAAATTAGTGAATAAAGATGAGTTTCACAGGTCTaatcttaagtttttaaaaatacaaatttatttgttaaaattgaaatataattgacataaccTTGTATTCTAGGCATACAagataatgatttgatatacatgtattgcaaaatgattaccacagtatacatttttaacaaatacttcgttagggaagaaaaaaaaacaaaccaccaacTAGCTAGTCCTTAAAACAGTGCTTCCTGTTTTCACTTCACAGCACATAAAGAAATGATATTTGTACTTTGGAGTAACAGGAATGATTCAAATTCCTTATCTGGCCCTCTCTGAATACCAAAGGGATCTGCCTTAAAGtagtaaagattatttttaactgttttaactgtttaattttttttttaactgccttaAAGtagtaaagattatttttaactgttttaactgttaaattttttttttcacatcattAACAACATAggtttacttgttttttaaaatctctgacctaaaaaaaaaaaaatcacgtccCTTTTTGAGACACATTATATCAACTTAGCAAATGTCTGGCAGGTTATAAACATTCTTGCCTGATATTTATGTactgctcctttttcatcttgaTTGATTTTCAGTAATTTCAGATTTTCTCACagagaatatatctttttttttttttaaatacgtaTTTGAGTCAAAGATCTGTAGGGAGCTGATGAGTTTGTTAAAATGCCTTAACATACAATCTCCCTAGTGGTGATATTCTTTCTGGAAGTAACCTGTGAATTTATCCTACAGATTTGGAAAACTGTAGGGTGGAAACTCATATCTGTTTCATTAAGCATGTATGGAGCTTTGTATCTTTACGAGAGGTTGACGTGGACCACGCGCGCTAAGGAGAGAGCCTTTAAACAGCAGTTTGTGAACTATGCAACTGAAAAACTGCAGATGATTGTTAGCTTCACAAGTGCAAACTGTAGTCATCAAGTACAACAGTAAGTTGAAagatgtgtcttttattttttaaggattattgATATATGACATATGTGTAGAAAATGCACAACCAAGGGTTTAGCTCCAAAGAATTATCACAATGTGAACACGTTATGTAATCACCACCAAGGTgaaaaaacaatgattataaaacaAGTGGGCTCAAAAATGCATGATGGTATGTGTAATTTACTTTTACTGTCACAGCCCAGATTTACGagtttaagattttgttttttcagagagagagcacgaccaagcaggggtaggggcagaggacgagggagaagcagactccccactgagcaggaagcccgacatggggctcgatcctaggaccctgggattgtgacctgagccgaaggcagacacttaaccaattgagccacccaggtgccccaccggATTTATAAGTTTAAAGGCATAATTCTTTTAGAACTCAAGAGAATTTTAGAATATACTGGGTCCACTAGTTTCTtttatatatcttaaaatttatttcattgatctaataaaaatataaagaactccaaTTAAGTCAGTGCATAGTAGTCTATATTTGGATGCTATCGAGAgctgaattaaaatgttttctgagcTGAAGATGATTGTGATTTAAGGGAAGAAATAACATgtacataattataataaaagttGAAATATGTTAATGTAAGTGGTAAGTAGGCCTCAAAAAATGAGGCTCTGGACTCTTAAATCATGAAGGATAGTGGGTCAAAAAAGACTTCCCACAAGGAAGAGTAGCCTAATGAGTTTTGAATGTGCGGAATAGGAAGATGTAGCAGAGAAACACcccaaaccaaaagaaagaaagtagtgGGGAAAGAAATGTGTTCGGAAACATGAGAAAATTTCAGTGTAGCAGATGTGTATATGAGGGGGTACATTCGAATAGACACCTAATACTAGGACAGGAGCTTGGATATTTGGGAGTCCTGGGAGTGATGTCATCGATATTTAGCTCTGAAACAAATAACTGCAGTGGTGTGGTGTATTGAGTGGTTTAGGCTAACGAGACAAGAATTGCAGGGTGATTAAATTTTCAGACACAAGGTCAAAGTCTGTACTTCAGAGAATGGAAACAACGAGGGCACAGATCGGAGgatatttgccaaatatttattgagctcttgtCTTAcacagtttatatttatattagagaTCTTTTCTCTAATGGAGGTAGCTAGACCTCCAGAAGAAATCAGCTGAGGTCACATATGTAAAAACAAAGTTAATGAAGGTTTTCATTCATCTGATCATCTTTTGCTAATTGCCTACCATGTGCTAGTAACTTTGCTAGAGGTGGTTGTAGGACATAGAGAGCTTGATCTCTTTCTTAGAAGGCTTTACATCCTAATGGAGGCAGCCTCAAATAATTACTCAAAATAATACtagctaaatatttatttaatgaaatatgaaaataatgaaagatgCTTAATTTGTCTAATATTGATAAATGGTGGAATGGGTTgagaatggagaggaaaaaagaccATGGGAAATATGAATATGCACAGGAGAATAGTTGCAGAGAAAAATAAGCTAATCCTATTCCAGAGGTACACACCTACTAGGCATGCTCCCAGTTGCAAAAATAACATGTTTGCCAAAGCTACCATATTAACTGGCACACAAATTAAATATAACCCTTTGGTTGTAGAAGCATGGTTCAGTGTTGGctatgatttaaattattttttgtctaaGTCACATAAGCTCATGAAATTTTCTTGCCTGTTCTCAGTAATTGTTATTTCTATGGGCAAGGGACGAGTAAAGCTTATTGTGCTTCTGAAGAAACACACCCATCTGCCTTTTTATAGCTTTTTCATATTCACAACTGCGTGTTAGAGGTTGATACTGCCTGTTGAGCATTTGTCTTGAGGCCAGATGAAATTAAGCCTACAAGTGCCACACCCTCCCCCATAACATTCGTAACAGTGTTCTTTGATACGTTATGTTTTAGGTTTATTTTACACTTGCAGTCTTCCTATATAAGCTTTAAATTAAagctttgctcattttaaaagacattcaTGACTGCtgaaaaaaaccattttttattttaagggaaatgGCAACCACTTTTGCTCGCCTATGCCAACAAGTTGATATTACACAAAGACATCTGGAAGAAGAAATTGCTAGATTATCCAAAGAAATAGATCAGctggagaaaatacaaaacagttCAAAGTTCTTAAGGTATTTGAACCTTTTTTTCTCAATAATATGAGCATTTATTAGTTTCATTACCTGAATTATGTAAAATTACTAGTGAATTTGTGTTAAAACTTTCTACATgggtttaaattattattttccatatttcatatgtttttcattttcagtgaaacctatttaacaagaaaaagcaaatctaaattaaaagattaaaaggaattttttagaTCTTTATCTAAAGCTCTGTTAAGCCATACTCATCCCCATTCAGAGGAGAAGTTTGGTAATTAAAAGTtcgaggttttgttttgtttttaagatttctttattttagagagcgagtgTGTGCTTACACACTTGTACCACCTGTacgagttggggggtgggggaaagggacagaatcttcaagcagactctccgctgagcatggagcctgatgcagggctccgtcccaggacccatgagctcatgacctgagccaaaaccaagagccggacactccactgactgagcccccaggtgcccaaAAGTGTGAGTTTTTAGTCCTGTGTATTCAAGACCCTTAACTTTCATTTTCACTGGGGGACTGTTGGGTGTGCTTAAATTTGAAGCAACAGAGGTAAACAAGATAGCCTAATTTTTGCAATTCTGGTTTAATATTGACTTAACATGGATTCTGTGTGATTAAGTAAAGTTTGCCTGTGAGGACCTGACCAGGAGTGTCACCATGAGGTGACTACTTCTTGGTAGGTCTTAACGTTCAGCTTTTACCCGTTAGCTGGCTCACTTATAAGTATACTTAAGCATCAGTTAATTCCTGGTAATTAGTTCCTTGGTAATTAATGCTACATACAGTTGCCCATGTAAGAGCAGCTTGCGGTGTCTCCAAATGGAGCTAAATTTTGGGACATACATCTAAAACACCTGCAGTTGAGTCTATCCACGGTGTCATAATCTGATTTGCAGTGACATTGTCATCGCTCCTCAGTTTCATAATCTCTGGAAAAGACAACTGCCTGTCACTTAGACTCCAAACTCCttatacatacaaacacacccaagtaaatttcatttattccGTTCGGCCTGTTTTAAGTTA contains:
- the MFN1 gene encoding mitofusin-1, whose product is MAETASPLKHFVLAKRAITAIFDQLLEFVTEGSHFVEATYRNPELDQIATEDDLIEIQAYRNKLSIIGEVLSRRHMKVAFFGRTSSGKSSVINAMLWDKVLPSGIGHTTNCFLSVEGTDGDKAYLMTEGSDEKRSVKTVNQLAHALHMDKDLKAGCLVHVFWPKAKCALLRDDLVLVDSPGTDVTTELDSWIDKFCLDADVFVLVANSESTLMNTEKQFFHKVNERLSKPNIFILNNRWDASASEPEYMEDVRRQHMERCIHFLVEELKVVDPSEAQNRIFFVSAKEVLSARKHKAQGMPEGGGALAEGFQARLQEFQNFEQIFEECISQSAVKTKFEQHTIRAKQILDTVKNIMDSINVAAAEKRVYSMEEREDQIDRLDFIRNQMNLLTLDVKKKIRAVTEEVANKVSCAMTDEICRLSVLVDEFCSEFHPTPSVLKVYKNELNKHIEDGMGRNLANRCTNEVNASMLQSQQEIIENLKPLLPTGIQNKLHTLIPCKKFDLSYDLNCHKLCSDFQEDIVFRFSLGWSSLVHRFLGPVNAQRVLLGLSEPIFQLPRSLASTPTAPTNPATPDNASQEEIMVTLITGLASLTSRTSMGIIVVGGVIWKTVGWKLISVSLSMYGALYLYERLTWTTRAKERAFKQQFVNYATEKLQMIVSFTSANCSHQVQQEMATTFARLCQQVDITQRHLEEEIARLSKEIDQLEKIQNSSKFLRNKAVQLENELENFTKQFLHSSNEEESKQ